One Streptomyces lincolnensis genomic region harbors:
- a CDS encoding four-helix bundle copper-binding protein, giving the protein MTQAENMSVMSKEMQDCVEACMNCHSLCEETMSACMQKGGQAQMQIMRALIDCAETTRMCADMMMRRSPLHADMCAMCAKACEMCAEACMSMPDDPQMMRCAEACRRCVETCRAMAGMAM; this is encoded by the coding sequence ATGACCCAGGCCGAGAACATGTCCGTGATGAGCAAGGAGATGCAGGACTGCGTCGAGGCGTGCATGAACTGCCACAGCCTCTGCGAGGAGACCATGAGCGCCTGCATGCAGAAGGGCGGCCAGGCCCAGATGCAGATCATGCGCGCGCTCATCGACTGCGCCGAGACCACCCGGATGTGCGCGGACATGATGATGCGCCGCTCGCCCCTCCACGCCGACATGTGCGCCATGTGCGCCAAGGCCTGCGAGATGTGCGCCGAGGCGTGTATGTCCATGCCGGACGATCCTCAGATGATGCGCTGCGCGGAAGCGTGTCGCCGCTGCGTGGAGACCTGCCGCGCGATGGCGGGCATGGCGATGTGA
- a CDS encoding cupredoxin domain-containing protein, whose translation MTRSERTDGSAERRRKPPAGNRALLVAGLGAALAAVLSLGLLSAVTGSTKASQQAAGAAQAPAAAAAEVQPAAAAAPDHQVDIMSYEFGDGKQLVVEVGQTVQWTNHDSAPHTVTTTKAPVSFDSGTLEQGDSWSYTFTKVGTYEYYCAVHPDMVASVKVVAADGGGGSTPAPTPTPAPTTPPGGTPAPTPTTPPTTGPTPSPTPSGGTGGGGGSGGDEQCTSVKNVLLPILQHLYSAHLEESPGQQVKDALALDSYIKMHTVWIESILKPAVEGGGTVADSTLGTLLQHIYAAHLNESLGQQVTDLLNVDSYVKMHTVWAGQLLTPTTDFLTDNC comes from the coding sequence GTGACACGATCCGAACGGACCGATGGGTCCGCCGAGCGGCGGCGCAAGCCGCCGGCCGGCAACCGGGCCCTGCTGGTCGCCGGGCTGGGGGCGGCCCTGGCCGCCGTGCTCAGTCTCGGACTGCTGAGCGCGGTCACGGGTTCCACCAAGGCCTCGCAGCAGGCCGCGGGCGCGGCTCAGGCGCCCGCTGCGGCCGCGGCCGAGGTGCAGCCCGCCGCCGCTGCCGCCCCCGACCACCAGGTCGACATCATGAGCTACGAGTTCGGCGACGGTAAGCAGCTCGTCGTCGAGGTCGGCCAGACGGTCCAGTGGACCAACCACGACAGCGCGCCGCACACAGTCACCACCACCAAGGCCCCGGTGTCCTTCGACTCGGGGACGCTGGAGCAGGGCGACTCGTGGTCGTACACCTTCACCAAGGTGGGGACGTACGAGTACTACTGCGCGGTGCACCCGGACATGGTGGCGTCGGTGAAGGTCGTGGCGGCGGACGGCGGTGGCGGTTCCACCCCGGCCCCCACTCCGACCCCGGCACCCACGACACCGCCCGGCGGGACCCCGGCGCCCACGCCCACCACTCCGCCGACCACCGGGCCCACGCCCAGCCCGACGCCCTCGGGCGGCACCGGCGGCGGCGGAGGTTCCGGTGGTGACGAGCAGTGCACCAGCGTCAAGAACGTGCTGCTGCCGATCCTCCAGCACCTCTACTCGGCACACCTGGAGGAGTCTCCGGGGCAGCAGGTGAAGGACGCGCTGGCGCTCGACTCGTACATCAAGATGCACACCGTGTGGATCGAGAGCATCCTCAAGCCGGCCGTCGAGGGCGGCGGCACGGTGGCCGACAGCACGCTCGGCACGCTGCTCCAGCACATCTACGCGGCGCATCTGAACGAGTCGCTCGGACAGCAGGTCACCGATCTGCTGAACGTGGACAGCTACGTGAAGATGCACACCGTCTGGGCCGGGCAGCTGCTCACGCCCACCACGGACTTCCTCACCGACAACTGCT
- a CDS encoding copper resistance CopC/CopD family protein: protein MTPTVRRALLLLVLTPLLYVLTGASGTAVAHTELVSSSPKDGAALKKAPDHLTLTFDEAVDPAGVRVLTMDGDRLPVSRTGADSVRVSLAAPGQGRIAVVWSVVDEEDGHASSGRIAFAVGTTATTTGDEASVPAPAPSPSVRKGLVAARWAGYLSLALFVGGLAFVALLWPLGAYEPRARALLGLAWAGGLAATVAAIGLQGAYTSLGGLRDALRPATYADVLATEPGVVLAARGLMWVLAAVVLGALLQGAARSAGWRVGALAVAFGLLRTTGMHGHSSEGGEPTWGAVADFAHLLGASLWIGGLAMLAVAVLPRRRAGELAAVVPGYSRLAAVSVTAIVVAGLVLAWQVVGSYDALLHTSYGQLLLVKTAVLGGVLVAAYASRQWVRTRLDLAVLLRGDAATVRSFGYSVAAETGLVLVVLAVTSLLVTADPGR, encoded by the coding sequence ATGACGCCGACCGTCCGCCGCGCCCTGCTCCTGCTCGTCCTCACCCCGCTCCTCTACGTCCTGACCGGCGCCTCCGGTACCGCCGTCGCGCACACCGAGCTGGTCTCCTCCTCCCCCAAGGACGGCGCGGCCCTGAAGAAGGCCCCCGACCACCTCACCCTGACCTTCGACGAGGCCGTCGACCCGGCCGGCGTGCGCGTCCTGACCATGGACGGCGACCGGCTGCCGGTGTCCCGCACCGGAGCGGACTCCGTGCGGGTGTCCCTGGCGGCGCCGGGGCAGGGGCGCATCGCGGTGGTCTGGTCGGTGGTCGACGAGGAGGACGGTCACGCCTCCTCGGGCCGGATCGCCTTCGCCGTCGGTACGACGGCCACCACGACCGGCGACGAGGCCTCCGTCCCCGCTCCCGCACCCTCCCCCTCGGTGCGGAAGGGCCTCGTCGCCGCCCGCTGGGCCGGCTACCTGTCACTGGCCCTGTTCGTCGGCGGGCTCGCCTTCGTGGCGCTGCTGTGGCCGCTCGGGGCGTACGAGCCGCGGGCCCGGGCGCTGCTCGGGCTGGCCTGGGCGGGCGGCCTCGCGGCCACCGTGGCGGCGATCGGGCTCCAGGGGGCGTACACCTCCCTCGGCGGCCTGCGGGACGCCCTGCGCCCGGCGACGTACGCGGACGTACTGGCCACCGAACCCGGCGTCGTGCTCGCCGCGCGCGGGCTGATGTGGGTGCTCGCGGCCGTGGTGCTCGGCGCCCTGCTCCAGGGGGCCGCGCGCTCGGCGGGCTGGCGGGTGGGTGCCCTCGCGGTGGCCTTCGGGCTGCTGCGTACGACGGGCATGCACGGCCACAGCTCCGAGGGCGGCGAGCCGACCTGGGGCGCGGTCGCCGATTTCGCGCACCTGCTGGGCGCCTCGCTGTGGATCGGCGGACTGGCCATGCTCGCCGTCGCCGTACTGCCCCGCCGCCGGGCCGGGGAGCTGGCCGCGGTGGTGCCGGGCTACTCGCGGCTCGCGGCCGTCAGCGTCACGGCCATCGTCGTCGCCGGACTGGTGCTCGCCTGGCAGGTGGTGGGGTCGTACGACGCCCTGCTGCACACGTCGTACGGTCAGCTGCTGCTGGTCAAGACGGCCGTTCTCGGGGGCGTGCTGGTGGCCGCGTACGCGAGCCGCCAGTGGGTGCGCACCCGCCTCGATCTCGCCGTGCTGCTGCGCGGCGATGCCGCCACCGTGCGGTCCTTCGGCTACTCGGTCGCGGCCGAGACGGGGCTCGTCCTCGTCGTGCTCGCCGTGACGAGTCTGCTGGTCACGGCCGATCCCGGCCGTTGA
- a CDS encoding acyl-CoA dehydrogenase has product MAGTADFDLYRPSEEHDMLRDAIRSLAEAKIAPFAAVVDEEARFPREALDALVANDLHAVHVPEEYGGGGADALATVIVIEEVARVCVSSSLIPAVNKLGSLPVILSGSEELKKRYLGPLAKGDAMFSYALSEPDAGSDAAGMKTKAVRDGDHWILNGVKRWITNAGESEYYTVMAVTDPAKRSKGISAFVVEKSDEGVSFGAPERKLGIKGSPTREVYLDNVRIPADRMIGEEGTGFATAMKTLDHTRITIAAQALGVAQGALDYAKGYVQERKQFGKPIADFQGIQFMLADMAMKIAAARALTYQAAAASERGDSDLTFQGAAAKCFASDVAMEVTTDAVQLLGGYGYTRDYPVERMMRDAKITQIYEGTNQVQRIVMARNLP; this is encoded by the coding sequence TTGGCCGGAACGGCTGATTTCGACCTGTACCGCCCGTCCGAGGAGCACGACATGCTCCGTGACGCGATCCGTTCACTGGCCGAGGCGAAGATCGCGCCGTTCGCCGCGGTGGTGGACGAGGAGGCCCGCTTCCCGCGTGAGGCGCTGGACGCGCTGGTCGCGAACGACCTGCATGCCGTGCACGTACCCGAGGAGTACGGCGGGGGCGGCGCCGACGCGCTGGCCACCGTGATCGTGATCGAGGAGGTCGCCCGGGTCTGCGTCTCCTCCTCCCTGATCCCCGCGGTGAACAAGCTCGGCTCCCTGCCGGTCATCCTCTCCGGCTCCGAGGAGCTGAAGAAGAGGTACCTCGGCCCGCTCGCCAAGGGCGACGCGATGTTCTCGTACGCGCTCTCCGAGCCGGACGCAGGCTCCGACGCGGCCGGCATGAAGACCAAGGCGGTCCGCGACGGCGACCACTGGATCCTCAACGGTGTGAAGCGCTGGATCACCAACGCCGGCGAGTCCGAGTACTACACGGTGATGGCGGTGACGGACCCGGCCAAGCGCTCCAAGGGCATCTCGGCCTTCGTCGTGGAGAAGTCCGACGAGGGTGTCTCCTTCGGCGCCCCGGAGCGGAAGCTCGGCATCAAGGGCTCCCCGACCCGCGAGGTCTACCTCGACAACGTCCGCATTCCCGCCGACCGCATGATCGGCGAGGAGGGCACCGGCTTCGCCACCGCGATGAAGACCCTGGACCACACCCGCATCACCATCGCCGCCCAGGCCCTCGGTGTCGCTCAGGGCGCCCTCGACTACGCCAAGGGCTACGTCCAGGAGCGCAAGCAGTTCGGCAAGCCGATCGCCGACTTCCAGGGCATCCAGTTCATGCTCGCCGACATGGCCATGAAGATCGCCGCGGCCCGCGCCCTGACCTACCAGGCCGCGGCCGCCTCCGAGCGCGGCGACAGCGACCTGACCTTCCAGGGCGCCGCCGCCAAGTGCTTCGCCTCGGACGTGGCCATGGAGGTCACCACCGACGCCGTCCAGCTCCTCGGCGGCTACGGCTACACCCGTGACTACCCGGTCGAGCGCATGATGCGCGACGCCAAGATCACGCAGATCTACGAGGGCACCAACCAGGTCCAGCGCATCGTCATGGCCCGCAACCTGCCGTAA
- a CDS encoding UDP-glucose dehydrogenase family protein: protein MSLKITVIGTGYLGATHAAAMAELGFEVLGLDVVPEKIEMLQRGEVPMYEPGLEDLLRKHVAGIEGSTGRLRFTMDFAEVAAFGDVHFVCVNTPQRHGEYACDMSYVDSAFASLAPHLTRPALVVGKSTVPVGSADRLAAYLAANAPAGEDAELAWNPEFLREGFAVQDTLHPDRIVIGVRSERAEKLLREVYATPVAEGSPFVVTDFPTAELVKTSANSFLATKISFINAMAEMCEASGGDVAKLAEAIGYDDRIGKKFLRAGIGFGGGCLPKDIRAFMARAGELGADQALTFLREIDSINMRQRGQMVELARQALGGGPFLGKRIAVLGATFKPDSDDVRDSPALNVAGQIHLQGGQVTVYDPKGMDNARRIFPTLGYADTAVEAVRGADAVLHLTEWREFRELDPAALGEAATTRLILDGRNALDPELWRKAGWTYRAMGRPKA, encoded by the coding sequence ATGAGCCTGAAGATCACCGTGATCGGCACCGGATACCTCGGCGCCACGCACGCCGCGGCCATGGCCGAGCTCGGGTTCGAGGTCCTGGGGCTGGACGTGGTCCCCGAGAAGATCGAGATGCTCCAGCGGGGCGAGGTCCCGATGTACGAGCCGGGCCTGGAGGACCTGCTGCGCAAGCATGTCGCCGGGATCGAGGGATCGACCGGCCGGCTGCGGTTCACCATGGACTTCGCCGAGGTGGCGGCCTTCGGGGACGTGCACTTCGTGTGCGTGAACACCCCGCAGCGGCACGGCGAGTACGCCTGCGACATGTCGTACGTCGACTCCGCCTTCGCCTCCCTCGCGCCGCACCTGACGCGTCCCGCCCTCGTCGTCGGCAAGTCGACCGTGCCCGTCGGGTCCGCCGACCGGCTCGCCGCCTATCTGGCCGCGAACGCCCCGGCCGGCGAGGACGCCGAGCTGGCCTGGAACCCGGAGTTCCTGCGTGAGGGCTTCGCGGTCCAGGACACCCTGCACCCGGACCGGATCGTGATCGGTGTGCGCAGCGAGCGGGCCGAGAAGCTGCTGCGGGAGGTGTACGCGACGCCGGTCGCGGAGGGCTCCCCCTTCGTCGTCACCGACTTCCCGACCGCCGAGTTGGTCAAGACGTCCGCGAACTCCTTCCTGGCCACCAAGATCTCCTTCATCAACGCCATGGCGGAGATGTGCGAGGCCTCCGGCGGCGACGTGGCCAAGCTGGCCGAGGCCATCGGCTACGACGACCGGATCGGGAAGAAGTTCCTGCGGGCCGGGATCGGCTTCGGTGGCGGCTGTCTGCCGAAGGACATCCGGGCGTTCATGGCGCGCGCCGGTGAGCTGGGCGCGGACCAGGCGCTGACCTTCCTGCGCGAGATCGACTCGATCAACATGCGCCAGCGCGGGCAGATGGTGGAGTTGGCCCGGCAGGCGCTGGGCGGCGGGCCGTTCCTGGGCAAGCGGATCGCGGTGCTCGGCGCCACCTTCAAGCCCGACTCGGACGACGTCCGTGACTCGCCCGCGCTGAACGTCGCCGGGCAGATCCACCTCCAGGGTGGCCAGGTGACGGTGTACGACCCCAAGGGCATGGACAACGCCCGCCGTATCTTCCCGACCCTCGGCTACGCCGACACCGCGGTCGAGGCCGTGCGGGGCGCCGATGCCGTACTCCACCTCACGGAGTGGCGGGAGTTCCGCGAGCTGGACCCGGCGGCGCTCGGTGAGGCCGCGACGACCCGGCTGATTCTCGACGGGCGCAATGCCCTCGATCCCGAGCTGTGGCGCAAGGCCGGCTGGACGTACCGGGCGATGGGCCGGCCGAAGGCCTGA
- a CDS encoding CbrC family protein: MTLPVFPYHPDPVATGSVVPSADACGCCGEARGYVYTGPVYSVADLPAPVCPWCIADGSAADRYEAQFTEVDGRVPMDVVRAVAEHTPGFLAWQQPRWLTHCGDAAVFLGRAGARELRPHPDALETLAAEFDEDFLAALDADGGPSAYLFRCRGCARHLAYADFT, encoded by the coding sequence ATGACCCTGCCCGTCTTCCCCTATCACCCCGACCCGGTCGCCACGGGCTCGGTGGTGCCCTCGGCCGATGCCTGCGGCTGCTGCGGGGAGGCCCGCGGCTACGTGTACACCGGCCCGGTGTACAGCGTCGCCGACCTTCCCGCCCCCGTGTGCCCGTGGTGCATCGCCGACGGCAGTGCGGCCGACCGCTACGAGGCGCAGTTCACGGAGGTCGACGGGCGCGTGCCCATGGACGTCGTGCGCGCGGTCGCCGAGCACACGCCCGGCTTCCTTGCCTGGCAGCAGCCCCGGTGGCTCACGCACTGCGGCGACGCCGCCGTCTTCCTCGGCCGGGCCGGTGCCCGCGAGCTACGGCCCCACCCGGACGCCCTGGAGACCCTCGCGGCGGAGTTCGACGAGGACTTCCTGGCCGCACTGGACGCCGACGGCGGGCCGAGCGCGTATCTCTTCCGCTGCCGCGGCTGCGCCCGGCACCTGGCCTACGCCGACTTCACCTGA
- a CDS encoding HAD-IA family hydrolase: MSDTSGPAAPAGGGRVPFDAVLCDVDNVIRFYDPSRLYALERAAGLAEGTTMKIAFAPERDLPLLLGRIDGREWVGLIAEGLLGLVPEPTTWELGRALLESPFHANEDVVDLLRRAGTRVPLVLVSNATLTLEDDLATLGLSDLADHVVNSARIGIVKPDPRIYHHAAALADVRPDRCLFVDDTEENLTAAAALGMSPVHFREPADLERALQPLFDRDRPVRVR; encoded by the coding sequence GTGAGTGACACCTCCGGCCCCGCCGCCCCGGCAGGTGGCGGCAGGGTGCCGTTCGACGCGGTGCTCTGCGATGTCGACAACGTGATCCGGTTCTACGACCCCTCCCGGCTGTACGCCCTGGAGCGGGCCGCCGGGCTGGCCGAGGGCACCACGATGAAGATCGCCTTCGCGCCGGAGCGGGATCTGCCGCTGCTGCTCGGCCGCATCGACGGCCGGGAGTGGGTGGGGCTGATCGCCGAGGGGCTGCTCGGGCTGGTCCCCGAGCCGACGACCTGGGAGCTCGGCAGGGCGCTGCTGGAGTCCCCGTTCCACGCGAACGAGGACGTGGTGGACCTGCTGCGCCGGGCCGGCACCCGGGTCCCGCTGGTCCTCGTCAGCAACGCCACGCTCACCCTGGAGGACGACCTCGCCACGCTGGGTCTGTCCGACCTCGCGGACCATGTCGTCAACAGCGCCCGCATCGGCATCGTCAAGCCGGACCCCCGCATCTACCACCACGCCGCCGCCCTGGCCGACGTCCGCCCCGACCGCTGCCTCTTCGTGGACGACACCGAGGAGAACCTGACCGCCGCGGCGGCCCTCGGCATGTCCCCGGTCCACTTCCGCGAACCGGCGGACCTGGAGCGGGCGTTGCAGCCGCTGTTCGACCGGGACCGGCCCGTGCGGGTCAGGTGA
- a CDS encoding LCP family protein, translating to MNDWPEGRHGDNRGDRYGRGSANAQPESARVMRQVRRGQAAPPGPGGYGPGPSAQQYGGGVPPQPSYVNGGDDGAYGYDSGYNTGQVYGSPGGGGHGGGPGDYDHGPRPAPNWRRRIKWTAITVVTVLVVTTVGTYFWADSKLNREVDLSKVIDRPEQGDGTNYLIVGSDSRAGMSAEEKKKLHTGSAEGKRTDSMMILHTGSNGDTLISLPRDSDVEIPTFVGSESGKTYKGTGRHVKLNAAYAEDGPELLVRTVEFNTGLRIDHYVEIGFAGFANIVDAVGGVEIDIPKGGMKDTKSGADFPAGKQTLNGEQSLAFVRTRYALKGSDLDRTKNQQKFLNALANQVATPGTILNPFKLYPTMGAGLDSLVVDKDMGLYDLGKMFWAMKGVNGGDGTSMNMPISGSANGNLVWDKAKVKQLVEELKNDEKVTVSGE from the coding sequence ATGAACGATTGGCCCGAGGGGCGGCACGGCGACAACCGCGGCGACCGGTACGGACGCGGCAGCGCGAACGCGCAGCCCGAGAGTGCCCGTGTGATGCGGCAGGTCCGCCGCGGCCAGGCGGCTCCGCCGGGCCCCGGTGGCTACGGCCCCGGCCCCTCGGCCCAGCAGTACGGAGGCGGAGTGCCGCCGCAGCCGTCGTACGTCAACGGCGGTGACGACGGCGCCTACGGCTACGACAGCGGCTACAACACGGGCCAGGTCTACGGCTCCCCCGGTGGCGGTGGCCACGGCGGCGGTCCCGGCGACTACGACCACGGTCCGCGCCCCGCGCCGAACTGGCGCAGGCGGATCAAGTGGACGGCGATCACCGTGGTGACCGTGCTGGTCGTCACGACCGTGGGCACCTACTTCTGGGCCGACTCCAAGCTCAACCGCGAGGTCGACCTGTCCAAGGTGATCGACCGCCCGGAGCAGGGCGACGGCACGAACTACCTGATCGTCGGCTCCGACAGCCGCGCGGGCATGTCCGCCGAGGAGAAGAAGAAGCTGCACACCGGGTCCGCCGAGGGCAAGCGCACGGACTCGATGATGATCCTGCACACCGGGAGCAACGGCGACACGCTGATCTCGCTGCCGCGTGACTCGGACGTGGAGATCCCGACCTTCGTGGGCTCGGAGTCCGGCAAGACGTACAAGGGCACCGGCCGGCACGTGAAGCTGAACGCGGCCTACGCCGAGGACGGTCCCGAGCTGCTGGTGCGCACCGTCGAGTTCAACACCGGGCTGCGCATCGACCACTACGTGGAGATCGGCTTCGCCGGCTTCGCGAACATCGTGGACGCGGTGGGCGGGGTCGAGATCGACATCCCCAAGGGCGGCATGAAGGACACCAAGTCCGGTGCCGACTTCCCGGCGGGCAAGCAGACGCTGAACGGCGAGCAGTCCCTCGCCTTCGTCCGCACCCGGTACGCGCTCAAGGGCTCCGACCTGGACCGCACCAAGAACCAGCAGAAGTTCCTCAACGCGCTCGCCAACCAGGTCGCGACCCCGGGCACGATCCTGAACCCGTTCAAGCTCTACCCGACGATGGGCGCGGGCCTGGACTCGCTGGTCGTCGACAAGGACATGGGCCTGTACGACCTGGGCAAGATGTTCTGGGCGATGAAGGGCGTCAACGGCGGCGACGGCACGTCCATGAACATGCCGATCTCCGGGTCCGCGAACGGCAACCTCGTCTGGGACAAGGCCAAGGTGAAGCAGCTCGTCGAAGAGCTGAAGAACGACGAGAAGGTCACGGTCTCGGGTGAGTGA